One Nicotiana sylvestris chromosome 12, ASM39365v2, whole genome shotgun sequence genomic window carries:
- the LOC104230478 gene encoding uncharacterized protein: MEDRYGDMRVPLISCIFCICVTGGGILLVIYLFVSNLSQPWFLPAALILVGSPWLFWFLTYMYTCIKLCCCSSKLDNRQISQRSSNAATMANARNVSTRNSTSSQNNNYDEKHVKFAEVVEVGESGHSRGSKQDE; encoded by the coding sequence ATGGAGGATAGGTATGGGGATATGAGAGTTCCTCTAATCTCTTGCATTTTTTGTATTTGTGTAACTGGCGGAGGAATCCTCCTTGTCATCTACCTTTTCGTGTCGAATCTTTCTCAACCTTGGTTTCTTCCAGCAGCATTGATCTTAGTTGGTTCTCCATGGCTCTTTTGGTTCCTCACTTACATGTACACTTGCATCAAACTATGTTGTTGCAGTAGCAAACTTGATAATCGCCAGATTTCACAGCGCAGCTCCAACGCGGCCACCATGGCGAACGCCAGGAATGTTTCCACGAGAAATTCGACCAGTTCACAGAACAATAATTATGATGAAAAACATGTCAAATTTGCTGAGGTTGTGGAAGTTGGGGAAAGTGGACATAGCCGTGGTAGCAAGCAAGATGAATGA